One genomic region from Equus asinus isolate D_3611 breed Donkey chromosome 8, EquAss-T2T_v2, whole genome shotgun sequence encodes:
- the CRIP3 gene encoding cysteine-rich protein 3 isoform X2, whose product MSWTCPRCQQPVFFAEKVSSLGKNWHRFCLKCERCHSVLSPGGHAEHNGRPYCHKPCYGTLFGPRGVNIGGVGSYLYNSPTPTPASTTPLSPSSFSPPRPRTGLPQGKKSPPHMKTFTGETSLCPGCEEPVYFAEKVMSLGRNWHRPCLRCQRCRKTLTAGSHAEHDGVPYCHIPCYGYLFGPKGVNIGDVGCYIYDPVEIKSK is encoded by the exons ATGAGCTGGACCTGCCCGCGTTGCCAGCAGCCCGTGTTCTTCG CAGAGAAAGTGAGCTCCCTGGGCAAGAACTGGCACCGCTTCTGCCTGAAATGTGAGCGCTGCCACAGCGTCCTGTCCCCAGGAGGGCACGCAGAG CACAATGGGAGGCCGTATTGCCACAAGCCATGTTATGGGACTCTCTTCGGACCCAGGG GGGTGAACATTGGCGGTGTGGGCTCCTACCTCTACAactcccccacacccacccctgcCAGCACCACTCCTCTCAGCCCCAGCAGCTTCAGCCCCCCGAGGCCCAGGACTGGCCTCCCCCAGGGCAAGAAAA GCCCTCCCCACATGAAGACCTTCACTGGGGAGACCTCACTGTGCCCTGGCTGTGAGGAACCTGTCTATTTTG CCGAGAAGGTGATGTCTTTGGGCAGAAATTGGCACCGACCCTGTCTGAGGTGCCAGCGCTGCCGGAAGACCCTGACTGCTGGGAGTCATGCAGAG CATGATGGCGTCCCCTACTGCCACATCCCCTGCTACGGCTACCTGTTTGGCCCCAAAG GTGTGAACATTGGTGATGTGGGCTGCTACATCTATGATCCCGTGGAGATAAAATCCAAATGA
- the CRIP3 gene encoding cysteine-rich protein 3 isoform X3: MSWTCPRCQQPVFFAEKVSSLGKNWHRFCLKCERCHSVLSPGGHAEHNGRPYCHKPCYGTLFGPRGVNIGGVGSYLYNSPTPTPASTTPLSPSSFSPPRPRTGLPQGKKSPPHMKTFTGETSLCPGCEEPVYFAEKVMSLGRNWHRPCLRCQRCRKTLTAGSHAEV, from the exons ATGAGCTGGACCTGCCCGCGTTGCCAGCAGCCCGTGTTCTTCG CAGAGAAAGTGAGCTCCCTGGGCAAGAACTGGCACCGCTTCTGCCTGAAATGTGAGCGCTGCCACAGCGTCCTGTCCCCAGGAGGGCACGCAGAG CACAATGGGAGGCCGTATTGCCACAAGCCATGTTATGGGACTCTCTTCGGACCCAGGG GGGTGAACATTGGCGGTGTGGGCTCCTACCTCTACAactcccccacacccacccctgcCAGCACCACTCCTCTCAGCCCCAGCAGCTTCAGCCCCCCGAGGCCCAGGACTGGCCTCCCCCAGGGCAAGAAAA GCCCTCCCCACATGAAGACCTTCACTGGGGAGACCTCACTGTGCCCTGGCTGTGAGGAACCTGTCTATTTTG CCGAGAAGGTGATGTCTTTGGGCAGAAATTGGCACCGACCCTGTCTGAGGTGCCAGCGCTGCCGGAAGACCCTGACTGCTGGGAGTCATGCAGAG GTGTGA
- the CRIP3 gene encoding cysteine-rich protein 3 isoform X1, giving the protein MELASRRHSPSSLGSRAGGAEGEKEGARCCAWLPAARFLLSPTAEKVSSLGKNWHRFCLKCERCHSVLSPGGHAEHNGRPYCHKPCYGTLFGPRGVNIGGVGSYLYNSPTPTPASTTPLSPSSFSPPRPRTGLPQGKKSPPHMKTFTGETSLCPGCEEPVYFAEKVMSLGRNWHRPCLRCQRCRKTLTAGSHAEHDGVPYCHIPCYGYLFGPKGVNIGDVGCYIYDPVEIKSK; this is encoded by the exons ATGGAGCTGGCCTCCCGGAGACACTCCCCATCGTCTCTAGGAAGCAGGGCGGGAGGGGCTGAGGGGGAAAAGGAGGGCGCCCGCTGCTGCGCGTGGCTCCCCGCAGCCCGGTTCCTCCTGTCCCCCACAGCAGAGAAAGTGAGCTCCCTGGGCAAGAACTGGCACCGCTTCTGCCTGAAATGTGAGCGCTGCCACAGCGTCCTGTCCCCAGGAGGGCACGCAGAG CACAATGGGAGGCCGTATTGCCACAAGCCATGTTATGGGACTCTCTTCGGACCCAGGG GGGTGAACATTGGCGGTGTGGGCTCCTACCTCTACAactcccccacacccacccctgcCAGCACCACTCCTCTCAGCCCCAGCAGCTTCAGCCCCCCGAGGCCCAGGACTGGCCTCCCCCAGGGCAAGAAAA GCCCTCCCCACATGAAGACCTTCACTGGGGAGACCTCACTGTGCCCTGGCTGTGAGGAACCTGTCTATTTTG CCGAGAAGGTGATGTCTTTGGGCAGAAATTGGCACCGACCCTGTCTGAGGTGCCAGCGCTGCCGGAAGACCCTGACTGCTGGGAGTCATGCAGAG CATGATGGCGTCCCCTACTGCCACATCCCCTGCTACGGCTACCTGTTTGGCCCCAAAG GTGTGAACATTGGTGATGTGGGCTGCTACATCTATGATCCCGTGGAGATAAAATCCAAATGA
- the CRIP3 gene encoding cysteine-rich protein 3 isoform X4 produces the protein MKTFTGETSLCPGCEEPVYFAEKVMSLGRNWHRPCLRCQRCRKTLTAGSHAEHDGVPYCHIPCYGYLFGPKGVNIGDVGCYIYDPVEIKSK, from the exons ATGAAGACCTTCACTGGGGAGACCTCACTGTGCCCTGGCTGTGAGGAACCTGTCTATTTTG CCGAGAAGGTGATGTCTTTGGGCAGAAATTGGCACCGACCCTGTCTGAGGTGCCAGCGCTGCCGGAAGACCCTGACTGCTGGGAGTCATGCAGAG CATGATGGCGTCCCCTACTGCCACATCCCCTGCTACGGCTACCTGTTTGGCCCCAAAG GTGTGAACATTGGTGATGTGGGCTGCTACATCTATGATCCCGTGGAGATAAAATCCAAATGA
- the SLC22A7 gene encoding solute carrier family 22 member 7 isoform X1 produces the protein MGFEELLEEVGGFGPFQLRNVALLALPRMLLPLHFLLPIFLAAVPAHRCALPGAPANFSHQDLWLEAHLPREPDGTLSSCLRFTHPQALPNTTLEGEGQSAGELEGEPSTVPCPQGWEYDRSEFSSTIATEVPWEVGGHWDLVCEQKGLNRAASTFFFAGVLVGAVAFGYLSDRFGRRRLLLVAYVSVLVLGLASAASVSYIMFAITRTLTGVALAGFTIIVMPLELEWLDVRHRTVAGVLSSTFWTGGMMLLALVGYLIRDWRWLLLAVTLPCALGIISLWWVPESARWLLTQGRVAEAHVYLVRCARLNGRPLSEDGLSQEALSKVAAGERGVRRPSYLDLFRTPRLRYISLCCMVMWFGVNFSYYGLSLDVSGLGLNVYHTQLLFGVVELPAKLLVYVLVRHVGRRLTQAGMLLGSALALGLGLLVSSEVGSWGVALAVMGKGFSEGAFTTAYLFTSELYPTVLRQTGLGLTALVGRLGGSLAPLAALLDEVWLPLPKLAYGGIALLAACTALLLPETRQAQLPETIQDVERKSAVQPSGGRDVQETGPGLSALRGRPSTEVLQQGLGEQKGRPAQSWSCHQCRLSVLIQP, from the exons ATGGGATTCGAGGAGCTGCTAGAAGAGGTGGGCGGCTTTGGGCCCTTCCAGCTGCGGAATGTGGCACTGCTGGCCCTACCCCGCATGCTGCTGCCCCTGCACTtcctcctgcccatcttcctggCTGCTGTGCCTGCCCACCGCTGTGCCCTGCCTGGCGCCCCTGCCAACTTCAGCCACCAGGACTTGTGGCTGGAGGCTCACCTGCCCCGGGAACCTGATGGCACACTCAGCTCCTGCCTCCGCTTCACCCACCCCCAGGCCCTCCCCAACACCACGTtggagggagaggggcagagcGCTGGGGAGCTGGAGGGTGAGCCCTCCACAgtgccctgccctcagggctggGAGTACGACCGCTCAGAGTTCTCCTCCACCATTGCAACAGAGGTACCCTGGGAGGTTGGGGGACAC TGGGACCTGGTGTGTGAGCAGAAAGGCCTGAACAGAGCCGCTTCCACCTTCTTCTTCGCTGGTGTGCTGGTGGGGGCCGTGGCCTTCGGATACCTGTCCGAcag GTTTGGGAGGCGCCGTCTGCTGCTGGTGGCCTATGTGAGTGTCCTGGTGCTGGGCCTGGCATCTGCAGCCTCGGTCAGCTACATCATGTTTGCCATCACCCGCACCCTCACTGGTGTAGCCTTGGCTGGCTTCACTATCATCGTGATGCCACTTG AGTTGGAGTGGCTGGACGTCAGACACcgcactgtggcaggtgtcctgaGCAGCACCTTCTGGACAGGGGGCATGATGCTGCTAGCACTGGTCGGGTACCTGATACGGGACTGGCGATGGCTTCTGCTGGCTGTCACCCTGCCTTGTGCCCTAGGCATCATCAGCCTCTG GTGGGTGCCTGAGTCTGCACGCTGGCTTCTGACCCAAGGCCGTGTGGCGGAGGCCCACGTGTACCTGGTCCGATGTGCCAGGCTCAATGGGCGGCCCCTGAGTGAGGACGGCCTGAGCCAGGAG GCCCTGAGCAAAGTGGCCGCTGGGGAGCGGGGGGTCCGAAGACCCTCGTACCTAGACCTGTTCCGGACACCACGGCTCCGATACATCTCACTGTGCTGCATGGTGATGTG GTTTGGAGTGAACTTCTCCTATTACGGCCTGAGCCTGGATGTGTCCGGGCTGGGGCTGAACGTGTACCACACGCAGTTGCTGTTCGGAGTCGTGGAGCTGCCCGCCAAGCTGCTAGTCTACGTGTTGGTGCgccacgtgggacgccgcctcacgcAGGCCGGGATGCTGCTGGGCTCCGCGCTCGCCTTGGGCCTCGGACTGCTCGTGTCCTCGG AGGTGGGGTCCTGGGGCGTCGCCCTGGCGGTGATGGGGAAAGGTTTTTCTGAAGGTGCCTTCACCACTGCCTACCTGTTCACGTCGGAGTTGTACCCTACTGTGCTCAG ACAGACAGGGTTGGGGCTGACTGCACTGGTGGGCCGGCTGGGGGGCTCTCTGGCCCCACTGGCAGCCTTGCTGGACGAAGTATGGCTGCCACTGCCCAAGCTTGCTTATGGGGGCATCGCCCTGCTGGCTGCCTGCACTGCCCTCTTGCTGCCAGAGACAAGGCAGGCACAGCTGCCAGAGACCATCCAGGACGTGGAGAGGAAGAG TGCCGTCCAGCCTTCAGGAGGAAGAGATGTCCAGGAAACAGGTCCAGGACTGAGTGCTCTCAGGGGCAGGCCCTCCACAGAAGTTCTgcagcaggggctgggagagcagaAGGGCAGGCCTGCCCAGAGCTGGAGTTGCCACCAGTGCCGCCTCTCTGTGCTCATCCAGCCTTGA
- the SLC22A7 gene encoding solute carrier family 22 member 7 isoform X2, whose translation MGFEELLEEVGGFGPFQLRNVALLALPRMLLPLHFLLPIFLAAVPAHRCALPGAPANFSHQDLWLEAHLPREPDGTLSSCLRFTHPQALPNTTLEGEGQSAGELEGEPSTVPCPQGWEYDRSEFSSTIATEWDLVCEQKGLNRAASTFFFAGVLVGAVAFGYLSDRFGRRRLLLVAYVSVLVLGLASAASVSYIMFAITRTLTGVALAGFTIIVMPLELEWLDVRHRTVAGVLSSTFWTGGMMLLALVGYLIRDWRWLLLAVTLPCALGIISLWWVPESARWLLTQGRVAEAHVYLVRCARLNGRPLSEDGLSQEALSKVAAGERGVRRPSYLDLFRTPRLRYISLCCMVMWFGVNFSYYGLSLDVSGLGLNVYHTQLLFGVVELPAKLLVYVLVRHVGRRLTQAGMLLGSALALGLGLLVSSEVGSWGVALAVMGKGFSEGAFTTAYLFTSELYPTVLRQTGLGLTALVGRLGGSLAPLAALLDEVWLPLPKLAYGGIALLAACTALLLPETRQAQLPETIQDVERKSAVQPSGGRDVQETGPGLSALRGRPSTEVLQQGLGEQKGRPAQSWSCHQCRLSVLIQP comes from the exons ATGGGATTCGAGGAGCTGCTAGAAGAGGTGGGCGGCTTTGGGCCCTTCCAGCTGCGGAATGTGGCACTGCTGGCCCTACCCCGCATGCTGCTGCCCCTGCACTtcctcctgcccatcttcctggCTGCTGTGCCTGCCCACCGCTGTGCCCTGCCTGGCGCCCCTGCCAACTTCAGCCACCAGGACTTGTGGCTGGAGGCTCACCTGCCCCGGGAACCTGATGGCACACTCAGCTCCTGCCTCCGCTTCACCCACCCCCAGGCCCTCCCCAACACCACGTtggagggagaggggcagagcGCTGGGGAGCTGGAGGGTGAGCCCTCCACAgtgccctgccctcagggctggGAGTACGACCGCTCAGAGTTCTCCTCCACCATTGCAACAGAG TGGGACCTGGTGTGTGAGCAGAAAGGCCTGAACAGAGCCGCTTCCACCTTCTTCTTCGCTGGTGTGCTGGTGGGGGCCGTGGCCTTCGGATACCTGTCCGAcag GTTTGGGAGGCGCCGTCTGCTGCTGGTGGCCTATGTGAGTGTCCTGGTGCTGGGCCTGGCATCTGCAGCCTCGGTCAGCTACATCATGTTTGCCATCACCCGCACCCTCACTGGTGTAGCCTTGGCTGGCTTCACTATCATCGTGATGCCACTTG AGTTGGAGTGGCTGGACGTCAGACACcgcactgtggcaggtgtcctgaGCAGCACCTTCTGGACAGGGGGCATGATGCTGCTAGCACTGGTCGGGTACCTGATACGGGACTGGCGATGGCTTCTGCTGGCTGTCACCCTGCCTTGTGCCCTAGGCATCATCAGCCTCTG GTGGGTGCCTGAGTCTGCACGCTGGCTTCTGACCCAAGGCCGTGTGGCGGAGGCCCACGTGTACCTGGTCCGATGTGCCAGGCTCAATGGGCGGCCCCTGAGTGAGGACGGCCTGAGCCAGGAG GCCCTGAGCAAAGTGGCCGCTGGGGAGCGGGGGGTCCGAAGACCCTCGTACCTAGACCTGTTCCGGACACCACGGCTCCGATACATCTCACTGTGCTGCATGGTGATGTG GTTTGGAGTGAACTTCTCCTATTACGGCCTGAGCCTGGATGTGTCCGGGCTGGGGCTGAACGTGTACCACACGCAGTTGCTGTTCGGAGTCGTGGAGCTGCCCGCCAAGCTGCTAGTCTACGTGTTGGTGCgccacgtgggacgccgcctcacgcAGGCCGGGATGCTGCTGGGCTCCGCGCTCGCCTTGGGCCTCGGACTGCTCGTGTCCTCGG AGGTGGGGTCCTGGGGCGTCGCCCTGGCGGTGATGGGGAAAGGTTTTTCTGAAGGTGCCTTCACCACTGCCTACCTGTTCACGTCGGAGTTGTACCCTACTGTGCTCAG ACAGACAGGGTTGGGGCTGACTGCACTGGTGGGCCGGCTGGGGGGCTCTCTGGCCCCACTGGCAGCCTTGCTGGACGAAGTATGGCTGCCACTGCCCAAGCTTGCTTATGGGGGCATCGCCCTGCTGGCTGCCTGCACTGCCCTCTTGCTGCCAGAGACAAGGCAGGCACAGCTGCCAGAGACCATCCAGGACGTGGAGAGGAAGAG TGCCGTCCAGCCTTCAGGAGGAAGAGATGTCCAGGAAACAGGTCCAGGACTGAGTGCTCTCAGGGGCAGGCCCTCCACAGAAGTTCTgcagcaggggctgggagagcagaAGGGCAGGCCTGCCCAGAGCTGGAGTTGCCACCAGTGCCGCCTCTCTGTGCTCATCCAGCCTTGA
- the SLC22A7 gene encoding solute carrier family 22 member 7 isoform X3, which translates to MGFEELLEEVGGFGPFQLRNVALLALPRMLLPLHFLLPIFLAAVPAHRCALPGAPANFSHQDLWLEAHLPREPDGTLSSCLRFTHPQALPNTTLEGEGQSAGELEGEPSTVPCPQGWEYDRSEFSSTIATEVPWEVGGHWDLVCEQKGLNRAASTFFFAGVLVGAVAFGYLSDRFGRRRLLLVAYVSVLVLGLASAASVSYIMFAITRTLTGVALAGFTIIVMPLELEWLDVRHRTVAGVLSSTFWTGGMMLLALVGYLIRDWRWLLLAVTLPCALGIISLWWVPESARWLLTQGRVAEAHVYLVRCARLNGRPLSEDGLSQEALSKVAAGERGVRRPSYLDLFRTPRLRYISLCCMVMWFGVNFSYYGLSLDVSGLGLNVYHTQLLFGVVELPAKLLVYVLVRHVGRRLTQAGMLLGSALALGLGLLVSSEVGSWGVALAVMGKGFSEGAFTTAYLFTSELYPTVLSAVQPSGGRDVQETGPGLSALRGRPSTEVLQQGLGEQKGRPAQSWSCHQCRLSVLIQP; encoded by the exons ATGGGATTCGAGGAGCTGCTAGAAGAGGTGGGCGGCTTTGGGCCCTTCCAGCTGCGGAATGTGGCACTGCTGGCCCTACCCCGCATGCTGCTGCCCCTGCACTtcctcctgcccatcttcctggCTGCTGTGCCTGCCCACCGCTGTGCCCTGCCTGGCGCCCCTGCCAACTTCAGCCACCAGGACTTGTGGCTGGAGGCTCACCTGCCCCGGGAACCTGATGGCACACTCAGCTCCTGCCTCCGCTTCACCCACCCCCAGGCCCTCCCCAACACCACGTtggagggagaggggcagagcGCTGGGGAGCTGGAGGGTGAGCCCTCCACAgtgccctgccctcagggctggGAGTACGACCGCTCAGAGTTCTCCTCCACCATTGCAACAGAGGTACCCTGGGAGGTTGGGGGACAC TGGGACCTGGTGTGTGAGCAGAAAGGCCTGAACAGAGCCGCTTCCACCTTCTTCTTCGCTGGTGTGCTGGTGGGGGCCGTGGCCTTCGGATACCTGTCCGAcag GTTTGGGAGGCGCCGTCTGCTGCTGGTGGCCTATGTGAGTGTCCTGGTGCTGGGCCTGGCATCTGCAGCCTCGGTCAGCTACATCATGTTTGCCATCACCCGCACCCTCACTGGTGTAGCCTTGGCTGGCTTCACTATCATCGTGATGCCACTTG AGTTGGAGTGGCTGGACGTCAGACACcgcactgtggcaggtgtcctgaGCAGCACCTTCTGGACAGGGGGCATGATGCTGCTAGCACTGGTCGGGTACCTGATACGGGACTGGCGATGGCTTCTGCTGGCTGTCACCCTGCCTTGTGCCCTAGGCATCATCAGCCTCTG GTGGGTGCCTGAGTCTGCACGCTGGCTTCTGACCCAAGGCCGTGTGGCGGAGGCCCACGTGTACCTGGTCCGATGTGCCAGGCTCAATGGGCGGCCCCTGAGTGAGGACGGCCTGAGCCAGGAG GCCCTGAGCAAAGTGGCCGCTGGGGAGCGGGGGGTCCGAAGACCCTCGTACCTAGACCTGTTCCGGACACCACGGCTCCGATACATCTCACTGTGCTGCATGGTGATGTG GTTTGGAGTGAACTTCTCCTATTACGGCCTGAGCCTGGATGTGTCCGGGCTGGGGCTGAACGTGTACCACACGCAGTTGCTGTTCGGAGTCGTGGAGCTGCCCGCCAAGCTGCTAGTCTACGTGTTGGTGCgccacgtgggacgccgcctcacgcAGGCCGGGATGCTGCTGGGCTCCGCGCTCGCCTTGGGCCTCGGACTGCTCGTGTCCTCGG AGGTGGGGTCCTGGGGCGTCGCCCTGGCGGTGATGGGGAAAGGTTTTTCTGAAGGTGCCTTCACCACTGCCTACCTGTTCACGTCGGAGTTGTACCCTACTGTGCTCAG TGCCGTCCAGCCTTCAGGAGGAAGAGATGTCCAGGAAACAGGTCCAGGACTGAGTGCTCTCAGGGGCAGGCCCTCCACAGAAGTTCTgcagcaggggctgggagagcagaAGGGCAGGCCTGCCCAGAGCTGGAGTTGCCACCAGTGCCGCCTCTCTGTGCTCATCCAGCCTTGA